One stretch of Labilithrix sp. DNA includes these proteins:
- a CDS encoding ATP-binding cassette domain-containing protein: protein MLNDVSFDVPTGKVFFIIGASGVGKSVLIKHLVGLLYPDSGEIWLDGQEISKFDEIQMGPIRKKCAMVFQHSTLFDSLTCAENVALPLRKHKNLTPKEALGEARQRLHQVHMQEFGDRYPPELGDGMKKRVAIARALTLDPSYVLFDEPTTSLDPVSARRVDKLIRELSDTLGVTSIVVSHDLPSIFTIADKIVMLYRGKVLMYGSKEDFRKTENGIVQQFINGRASGPMEL, encoded by the coding sequence GTGCTCAACGACGTCTCCTTCGACGTCCCCACCGGCAAGGTGTTCTTCATCATCGGGGCCTCCGGCGTCGGCAAGAGCGTGCTCATCAAGCACCTCGTCGGCCTCCTCTATCCGGACTCCGGCGAGATCTGGCTCGACGGCCAGGAGATCTCGAAGTTCGACGAGATCCAGATGGGGCCGATCCGGAAGAAGTGCGCGATGGTCTTCCAGCACTCGACGCTCTTCGACTCGCTCACCTGCGCCGAGAACGTCGCGCTGCCGCTCCGGAAGCACAAGAACCTCACCCCGAAGGAGGCCCTCGGCGAGGCGCGGCAGCGGCTTCATCAAGTGCATATGCAAGAGTTCGGCGACCGCTACCCGCCCGAGCTCGGCGACGGCATGAAGAAGCGCGTCGCGATCGCGCGCGCCCTCACCCTCGACCCGAGCTACGTGCTCTTCGACGAGCCGACGACGTCGCTCGATCCCGTGAGCGCGCGCCGCGTCGACAAGCTGATCCGCGAGCTCTCCGACACGCTCGGCGTCACCTCGATCGTCGTGAGCCACGACCTCCCGAGCATCTTCACGATCGCCGACAAGATCGTGATGCTCTACCGCGGCAAGGTCCTCATGTACGGCTCGAAGGAGGACTTCCGCAAGACCGAGAACGGCATCGTCCAGCAGTTCATCAACGGCCGCGCGAGCGGCCCGATGGAGCTCTGA